A genomic region of Cannabis sativa cultivar Pink pepper isolate KNU-18-1 chromosome 1, ASM2916894v1, whole genome shotgun sequence contains the following coding sequences:
- the LOC115704592 gene encoding probable LRR receptor-like protein kinase At1g51890 — protein MEIIFYHYLPSLFAYLLLVFALVHAQDDQSGFISIDCGLPKRLSGYSEPDTGIKYISDEAFVSAGVSASLPPDFVTRYQKELEHVRAFPEGIRNCYTINVTSGTRYLIRATFYYGNYDGKNYLPEFFIHIGANVWDSITFFIDIPLTKEIIHVASNEHLRVCLASNGTGTPFISALELRPLANNTYVTQSGSLELLTRMDLGSITNVTYRYPDDIKDRNWRYYDVNNFGANWTTLSTSLAVNPSLNYKLSPVVMSTAITPTKPDEPLIYEWSTYSNKKAVYSFLHFAEVEKLKANEYRAFDIYMNGEHYFGPYAPKYLVMDTLYGDKALPIPSNIFGSYNFTLVKTANSTLPPILNAIELYTSIDFSQLETNEEDVEAITMIKSTYGVKKNWGGDPCGPQKYVWTGVNCSYGSDPPRIISLNLSSSWLSGEITSNISKLTMLQTLDLFNNDLVGPVPEFLSQMPNLRVLNLAKNKFTGPIPAGLIAKSKSGSLSLSIDSTDSAGNTDDCTSSTCKRKNSSNIIIPVVASISGLVLLLSVAAAILFFKWRRMQVASAKPQATSEPEIQFGLIESKKRQFTYSEVLNFTNNFERIIGKGGFGTVYHGFIDNTEVAIKMLSSSSVQGYQQFQAEVNLLMTVHHRNLTSLTGYCIEGTKMALIYEYMSNGDLDLLLIDQKNENVLSWETRLQIAIDSAQGLEYLHSGCKPPIVHRDIKTTNILLTNNFQAKLADFGLSKSFPTDGGTYVSTAIAGTPGYLDPEYSITNRLTEKSDVYSFGVVLLQIITSRTAILCRGNERTHISTWVSSMLGNGDVRSIIDPRLEQDFETNSVWKVVEIALACVSPKCSHRPNMSQVVAELKECLAAEFARKNHSRMTDSTNSTEVFSSTTSLTSAFGPLAR, from the exons ATGGAGATTATTTTCTATCATTACCTTCCATCTCTCTTTGCTTATTTGCTTCTCGTTTTTGCTCTTGTTCACGCGCAGGATGATCAATCAG GATTCATTAGCATTGATTGTGGATTACCCAAAAGGTTAAGCGGCTATTCTGAGCCAGATACAGGCATAAAATACATATCCGATGAGGCCTTCGTTTCAGCCGGTGTCAGTGCTAGTCTTCCGCCTGATTTCGTAACTCGATATCAAAAAGAGTTAGAACATGTGAGAGCCTTCCCTGAAGGAATCCGGAACTGTTACACCATAAACGTCACCAGTGGCACTAGATACTTGATTCGAGCAACATTTTATTATGGAAATTATGATGGCAAAAATTATCTGCCTGAATTTTTTATACACATTGGTGCTAATGTTTGGGACAGTATCActttttttatagatatacctCTTACTAAAGAGATCATACATGTTGcttcaaatgaacatttacgtGTTTGTCTTGCCAGTAATGGCACTGGGACACCATTTATTTCAGCATTGGAATTAAGGCCTTTGGCTAATAACACATATGTTACCCAATCTGGGTCGTTGGAACTCTTAACGCGCATGGATCTTGGTTCAATTACCAATGTAACATATAG GTATCCAGATGATATTAAGGATCGCAACTGGAGATATTATGATGTGAATAATTTTGGAGCAAACTGGACTACATTAAGCACAAGTCTCGCTGTCAACCCTAGCTTAAACTACAAGTTATCACCTGTGGTCATGAGTACTGCCATCACACCAACAAAACCCGATGAACCACTAATTTATGAGTGGTCAACTTACAGTAATAAAAAGGCCGTTTATTCATTTTTGCACTTTGCTGAAGTTGAGAAGCTCAAAGCTAACGAATATAGAGCTTTTGATATCTACATGAATGGAGAACACTACTTTGGGCCTTATGCCCCTAAATACCTTGTCATGGATACTTTATACGGTGATAAAGCTCTCCCTATACCTTCAAATATTTTTGGTAGTTACAATTTCACCTTGGTCAAAACTGCAAATTCAACTTTGCCACCGATCCTAAATGCTATTGAGTTGTACACTTCGATTGATTTTTCACAGTTAGAAACAAACGAAGAAGATG TGGAAGCCATTACTATGATAAAGTCAACCTATGGAGTAAAGAAAAACTGGGGTGGTGATCCCTGTGGTCCCCAAAAATACGTGTGGACAGGTGTAAATTGTAGTTATGGTTCTGATCCTCCAAGAATCATATCTTT GAATTTGTCATCTAGTTGGTTGAGTGGTGAGATAACCTCGAATATATCAAAGCTCACTATGTTGCAAACTTT GGACTTATTCAACAACGACTTAGTTGGACCAGTGCCTGAATTTCTATCACAAATGCCTAACTTGAGGGTCTT aaacttgGCAAAGAACAAGTTTACAGGTCCCATTCCAGCAGGGCTTATAGCAAAATCAAAAAGTGGCTCCCTATCACTAAG cATCGATAGTACTGATAGTGCTGGTAACACTGACGATTGTACCTCATCTACATGCAAACGAAAGAATAGTAGCAATATTATAATTCCAGTTGTAGCATCCATTAGTGGGTTGGTCTTGTTGCTTTCAGTAGCAGCTGCTATTCTATTTTTCAAATGGAGAAGGATGCAAG TGGCATCAGCAAAACCCCAAGCAACATCAGAGCCAGAGATCCAATTTGGTTTAATTGAGTCCAAAAAACGACAATTTACATACTCTGAGGTCCTGAATTTTACAAACAATTTTGAAAGAATTATTGGAAAAGGTGGATTTGGAACAGTTTATCATGGCTTCATTGATAACACTGAAGTTGCAATCAAAATGCTTTCTTCTTCATCTGTTCAGGGCTATCAACAGTTTCAAGCAGag GTTAACCTTTTGATGACAGTTCACCACAGAAACTTGACTAGTCTTACTGGGTATTGTATTGAAGGAACCAAAATGGCATTGATCTATGAGTACATGTCCAATGGAGATTTAGACTTGCTTCTTATAG ACCAGAAAAATGAAAATGTATTGAGTTGGGAAACAAGACTTCAAATAGCAATTGATTCAGCACAAG GATTGGAATATCTCCATAGTGGTTGCAAGCCACCAATAGTTCACAGAGATATTAAGACCACAAATATCTTATTAACTAACAATTTCCAAGCAAAACTAGCTGATTTTGGCCTCTCCAAAAGCTTTCCTACGGATGGTGGTACTTATGTGTCTACTGCTATTGCCGGTACTCCAGGATACCTTGATCCTGA ATACTCTATAACAAACCGGCTAACCGAAAAGAGTGATGTGTATAGTTTTGGAGTTGTTCTACTCCAAATAATCACAAGCCGAACTGCCATTCTATGTAGAGGCAATGAAAGGACTCACATAAGCACATGGGTTAGTTCGATGCTTGGTAATGGAGATGTTAGAAGTATTATTGATCCGCGGTTGGAACAAGATTTTGAAACTAATTCTGTATGGAAAGTTGTTGAAATAGCTTTAGCTTGTGTGTCCCCGAAATGCAGTCATAGGCCAAATATGAGCCAGGTAGTGGCTGAGCTAAAAGAGTGTTTGGCAGCAGAGTTTGCTCGAAAAAACCACAGTCGTATGACTGACTCCACTAATTCAACAGAAGTGTTCTCCAGTACTACCAGCCTTACCTCTGCATTTGGTCCCTTAGCAAGGTAG